A stretch of Candidatus Eisenbacteria bacterium DNA encodes these proteins:
- a CDS encoding T9SS type A sorting domain-containing protein — MKTLATLAILLAAVSFASATAEPEPGSILATGAMRQPTGPAIQTDFGMRFQDVGSYPTILYDPRAPGPANIVFDKFMDSADRKDYCGDSLVIVGPMPSSDPNTRWEAKMWWRLARRAPLQSDVAMGFQTRYKVWRDRVADGLAIDRPFRPEFTWGWMDSAQLGSSPYRHKFLSNFREQDDDFVGEGNPENEMIWDDVLFPGTKIEYFFTANYVNQPDELAYHPDTTGGFFFEFEVLPGLRTAYVPNCYVPGFNFCVFQPATLYIDADNRGAQFYIENALATVLHGSPPCQDEDGCPLPFFPHWDRYDYLDASSNWNAPFARGAIVGSNNGMTLNQILGYRTILLSTGNHGPGTTEDWDYALYRWWLTTPDSGANEYRQAFVMNGNFAGQILNEFPTYGRPFMQEVLGAGFTGTYAADECFRWAPGISEVIPGTTFSILSPTAGTGSRYYAALDGSPDLYWGQIRNSWTATDGNYRTVLDGVSWSCLALPAEDHCRTDPPAIFAAAAGEIGDALRWAFGVPTNDQIPRLTETEDLAIDQGTWPYPADAAGESEVPIDRLWGTEPNPASGRTTIRFSLAAPKHVEIRIFDVGGRLVRTLVDGPMEQGGHTAAWDGKSDAGKSVGAGVYWASMRSGAFSSTRKLVILN, encoded by the coding sequence ATGAAGACGCTCGCGACTCTCGCAATCCTGCTTGCCGCCGTTTCCTTCGCCTCTGCGACCGCCGAACCTGAGCCTGGTTCCATCCTCGCGACCGGGGCCATGAGACAGCCCACAGGGCCGGCGATCCAGACCGATTTCGGGATGCGCTTCCAGGACGTGGGGAGCTACCCGACGATACTCTACGATCCCCGAGCTCCCGGTCCAGCCAACATCGTGTTTGACAAGTTCATGGACAGCGCAGACCGGAAGGACTATTGCGGGGACAGCCTCGTGATCGTGGGGCCGATGCCATCCTCCGATCCGAACACCCGCTGGGAGGCCAAGATGTGGTGGCGCCTCGCCCGCCGGGCCCCCCTCCAGTCCGATGTCGCGATGGGCTTCCAGACCCGCTACAAGGTCTGGAGGGACAGGGTCGCCGACGGGCTGGCCATCGATCGGCCTTTCCGACCCGAGTTCACTTGGGGTTGGATGGACTCCGCGCAGCTGGGCAGTAGCCCCTACAGGCACAAGTTCCTGTCCAACTTCCGCGAACAGGACGACGACTTCGTCGGCGAGGGCAACCCGGAGAACGAGATGATCTGGGACGACGTGCTCTTTCCCGGCACCAAGATCGAGTACTTCTTCACGGCCAACTACGTGAACCAACCCGACGAGCTCGCCTACCACCCCGACACCACGGGCGGCTTCTTCTTCGAGTTCGAGGTCCTTCCCGGCCTCCGCACCGCCTACGTGCCGAACTGCTACGTGCCCGGCTTCAACTTCTGCGTCTTCCAGCCCGCAACCTTGTACATAGATGCGGACAACCGAGGCGCGCAATTCTACATTGAGAACGCTCTCGCGACCGTCCTGCACGGCTCACCGCCCTGCCAGGACGAGGACGGTTGCCCGCTCCCCTTCTTCCCACACTGGGACCGCTACGATTACCTCGACGCATCGTCAAACTGGAACGCCCCATTCGCCCGCGGCGCGATCGTGGGCAGCAACAATGGGATGACCCTGAATCAGATCCTCGGGTACCGGACTATCCTCTTGAGCACCGGAAACCATGGCCCGGGGACGACCGAGGACTGGGACTACGCGCTGTACCGCTGGTGGCTCACGACGCCGGACTCCGGCGCCAACGAGTACCGCCAGGCCTTCGTGATGAACGGCAACTTCGCCGGGCAGATCCTGAACGAGTTCCCGACGTACGGACGCCCCTTCATGCAGGAGGTCCTGGGCGCCGGCTTCACTGGGACCTACGCCGCCGACGAGTGCTTCCGCTGGGCGCCAGGGATCTCCGAGGTCATCCCGGGGACGACCTTCTCCATCCTGTCCCCGACCGCAGGGACAGGCAGCCGCTACTACGCCGCGTTGGACGGCTCCCCTGACCTCTACTGGGGCCAGATCCGAAACAGCTGGACCGCGACGGACGGCAACTACAGAACGGTCCTCGACGGGGTGAGCTGGAGTTGCCTCGCTCTTCCCGCGGAGGATCATTGCCGCACGGACCCGCCGGCGATCTTCGCCGCGGCGGCAGGCGAGATCGGCGATGCGCTCCGGTGGGCGTTCGGGGTGCCCACGAACGACCAGATCCCAAGGCTCACCGAGACCGAGGACCTCGCCATCGATCAGGGCACATGGCCTTACCCAGCCGATGCGGCCGGGGAGTCCGAGGTGCCTATCGACCGGCTCTGGGGAACCGAGCCCAATCCGGCATCGGGGCGGACGACGATCCGCTTCAGCCTGGCCGCGCCCAAGCATGTCGAGATCCGGATCTTCGATGTCGGGGGACGGCTCGTCCGGACTCTCGTCGATGGCCCGATGGAGCAGGGCGGGCACACGGCCGCGTGGGACGGCAAGAGCGACGCGGGCAAGAGCGTCGGAGCCGGAGTCTACTGGGCCTCGATGCGCTCGGGCGCGTTCTCGTCCACGAGGAAGCTCGTCATCTTGAACTGA
- a CDS encoding glycosyltransferase family 4 protein, with protein MSGAPVAPRGPRPAQDRPAAQRRQRILLIGPRPPPECGTSIPFDALVRFVRGRAAADVAVINTTSGSKRGYSLASKRVLGPFAGIFASFMKQIGRCDTILIYGSQRFAATAGSLFSVIASLLGKKAGIYVQGGGFDVYYSSLAPACRAGVRFAFRRARAVGVQTEQLRRSLREEFPNLSVIPNWTDLGSSPLDVALAPAGAAGGGRPAEKPAGEVRFLYLGQVKREKGILPLIEAFRGAHERLSARGVASRLDIYGPEVDGVLAEARQILIEMKDLIVHRGEVAHERIPEVLRSSDILALPTAWPTEGYPAVVIEAMTHGLPVIATRFRALPEIVAHDATGLLCEPGDAASLMECMVRLAADPELRRSMGEAGRKAARRFDSAAVLPILCRTFGIRLADVDEAQ; from the coding sequence ATGAGCGGCGCACCCGTCGCGCCCCGCGGGCCGCGACCCGCGCAGGATCGGCCCGCCGCCCAGCGCCGCCAGCGGATCCTCCTGATCGGGCCCCGCCCACCGCCCGAGTGCGGGACGAGCATCCCGTTCGACGCGCTCGTACGCTTCGTCCGCGGGCGCGCGGCGGCTGATGTCGCCGTCATCAACACGACTTCGGGGAGCAAGCGAGGCTACTCCCTTGCCTCGAAGAGAGTCCTGGGGCCGTTCGCGGGGATCTTCGCTTCCTTCATGAAGCAGATCGGTCGGTGCGACACGATCCTGATCTACGGCTCCCAGCGCTTCGCGGCCACGGCAGGATCCCTCTTCAGCGTCATCGCATCGTTGCTCGGCAAGAAGGCCGGGATCTATGTCCAGGGCGGCGGCTTCGATGTCTACTACTCCTCCCTCGCGCCGGCGTGCAGGGCGGGGGTCCGCTTTGCCTTCCGCCGCGCGCGGGCGGTCGGCGTCCAGACGGAGCAGCTCAGGCGATCTCTCCGGGAGGAGTTCCCCAATCTGTCCGTCATCCCCAACTGGACCGACCTCGGCTCCTCGCCTCTCGATGTCGCCTTGGCTCCGGCCGGCGCGGCCGGCGGGGGTAGGCCCGCCGAGAAGCCCGCCGGCGAGGTCCGCTTCCTCTACCTGGGCCAGGTGAAGCGCGAGAAGGGGATTCTCCCTCTCATCGAGGCGTTCCGCGGCGCGCACGAACGGCTCTCGGCGCGCGGTGTCGCATCGCGCCTCGACATCTACGGACCTGAGGTCGACGGCGTCCTGGCGGAGGCAAGACAGATCCTCATTGAGATGAAGGACCTGATTGTCCATCGCGGGGAGGTCGCGCACGAGCGAATCCCCGAGGTCCTCCGCTCGTCCGACATCCTCGCGCTTCCTACGGCCTGGCCGACGGAGGGATACCCCGCGGTCGTGATCGAGGCGATGACGCACGGCCTCCCGGTGATCGCGACCCGCTTCCGCGCGCTTCCCGAGATCGTCGCTCATGATGCCACGGGGCTTCTCTGCGAGCCCGGCGACGCGGCCTCCCTCATGGAGTGCATGGTCCGTCTCGCGGCCGATCCCGAACTGCGTCGCTCGATGGGGGAGGCCGGGCGGAAGGCGGCGCGCCGCTTCGACTCTGCCGCGGTCTTGCCGATCCTGTGCCGGACCTTCGGCATCAGACTGGCGGACGTGGACGAGGCTCAGTGA
- a CDS encoding sugar transferase: MRPSPGSPPAGFYARFGKRPLDLVIAAFALILAGPLMLLISCLIKIEDGGPVLYRQERIGRGGRPFDLLKFRSMVPGAETKGAGILVEKGDSRITRVGRVLRRLSLDELAQVLNVIRGDMSVVGPRPGLRYQVEQYDEEQKGRLLVRPGITGWAQIKGRGAIRWPERIRLDLEYVARLSLWMDLSIILRTAPLLLSGADQISDIDYWKTKQREREEAARRKDAAGGHGNGS, from the coding sequence ATGAGACCCTCGCCAGGCTCTCCCCCGGCGGGCTTCTACGCGCGCTTCGGCAAGCGGCCTCTCGATCTCGTCATCGCCGCCTTCGCCCTGATCCTCGCCGGCCCGCTCATGCTCTTGATCTCCTGCCTCATCAAGATCGAGGACGGCGGTCCCGTCCTCTATCGCCAGGAGCGGATCGGCCGCGGGGGACGGCCCTTCGACCTCCTCAAGTTCCGTTCGATGGTCCCCGGAGCGGAGACGAAGGGAGCCGGAATCCTCGTCGAGAAGGGCGACTCGCGGATCACCCGGGTCGGCCGCGTCCTCCGCCGGCTGAGCCTCGATGAGCTGGCGCAAGTCCTCAACGTCATCCGGGGCGACATGAGCGTCGTGGGCCCGCGCCCCGGACTCCGCTACCAGGTGGAGCAGTACGACGAAGAGCAGAAAGGCCGTCTCCTCGTGCGCCCGGGGATCACCGGCTGGGCGCAGATCAAGGGGCGCGGGGCGATCCGTTGGCCCGAGCGGATCCGGCTCGATCTCGAGTACGTCGCGCGCCTCAGCCTCTGGATGGATCTCTCGATCATCCTCCGGACGGCCCCCCTGTTGTTGAGCGGAGCGGATCAGATCTCCGACATCGACTACTGGAAGACGAAGCAGCGGGAAAGGGAAGAAGCCGCGCGGCGCAAGGATGCTGCCGGCGGGCACGGGAACGGCTCATGA
- a CDS encoding DUF2088 domain-containing protein: MPAPDSIRIPWGAWAEESDLELPVPAGWRCDIAKLAGELPSDAGGAAPGPTLEEALDSPIEAPPLERLARGCGSAAIAVEDITRPSAAGPAIEAILDRLDAAGIPPERVAVIVAIGAHAPLRLPELRAKLGERALASCEVVNHHPYEELVDLGRSRRGIPVRINRTFLERDLKIAVGSVMPHPYAGFGGGCKIVLPGLAGIETLEMNHRPAVTGLSGAGVCVIEGNQARAEIEEIAIQAGLQAVVNIVPGSRRQPLGHFYGHPIKAHRAAVDFARRALRTEIIPRADAVLLNAYPKDGELLQAGNAFNAYRASDSPLAREGGTVIIAAACGAGVGHHSLHGPGMRLYRQPGPRPYLEGRGLIVFAPALSTLDVRRSFWTGYPHARRWEEVLAYLEERHPRGGRMTVIPSAPLSIPAGAPGREEG, encoded by the coding sequence ATGCCCGCGCCTGATTCGATCCGGATTCCCTGGGGAGCGTGGGCGGAGGAGAGCGATCTCGAGCTGCCAGTTCCAGCCGGCTGGAGATGCGACATCGCCAAGCTCGCGGGCGAGCTTCCTTCCGATGCCGGGGGCGCGGCGCCCGGGCCCACCCTGGAAGAAGCGCTCGATAGCCCGATCGAGGCTCCGCCGCTCGAGCGGCTCGCGCGGGGATGCGGGAGCGCAGCGATCGCGGTCGAGGACATCACGCGGCCCTCCGCGGCCGGGCCGGCGATCGAGGCGATCCTCGACCGGCTCGACGCCGCCGGGATTCCTCCCGAGCGGGTCGCCGTGATCGTCGCAATCGGAGCGCATGCTCCCCTCCGTCTCCCGGAACTGCGCGCGAAGCTCGGCGAGCGCGCGCTCGCCTCGTGCGAGGTCGTGAACCACCATCCGTACGAGGAGCTGGTCGATCTGGGCCGATCCCGCCGCGGCATCCCCGTTCGAATCAACAGGACCTTCCTGGAGCGGGATCTCAAGATCGCGGTCGGATCGGTGATGCCGCATCCTTATGCCGGCTTCGGCGGCGGATGCAAGATCGTCCTGCCCGGCCTCGCGGGGATCGAGACGCTCGAGATGAACCACAGGCCCGCCGTGACCGGCCTTTCCGGCGCGGGCGTCTGCGTCATCGAGGGGAATCAGGCGCGCGCCGAGATCGAGGAGATCGCGATCCAGGCGGGACTCCAGGCTGTGGTGAACATCGTTCCCGGATCCCGCCGGCAGCCCCTCGGCCACTTCTACGGCCATCCCATCAAAGCCCATCGCGCGGCGGTCGACTTCGCGCGCCGCGCGCTCAGGACGGAGATCATCCCCCGCGCCGACGCGGTTCTCTTGAACGCCTATCCGAAGGACGGAGAGCTTCTCCAGGCGGGAAACGCCTTCAACGCCTACCGCGCGAGCGATTCGCCCCTCGCGCGCGAAGGCGGAACTGTGATCATAGCCGCCGCGTGCGGCGCGGGCGTCGGCCACCACAGCCTCCACGGCCCGGGCATGCGCCTCTACCGGCAGCCGGGGCCCCGTCCCTATCTCGAGGGGCGCGGACTGATCGTCTTTGCGCCCGCCCTCTCGACCCTGGACGTGCGGCGTTCGTTCTGGACCGGCTATCCCCACGCGCGCCGGTGGGAGGAGGTCCTCGCCTATCTCGAGGAGCGTCATCCCCGGGGCGGGAGGATGACCGTGATCCCGTCGGCGCCCCTCTCGATACCGGCGGGAGCGCCGGGGAGGGAGGAGGGATGA
- a CDS encoding acetyltransferase → MSGPGPIVIVGSGGHGRGILEILRAAAEAGGFPCTVVGFLDDDPSRRDAEPAGLKVYGSVRVAGDFIREGHRFLIGVGEPKARREVALRLAELGAVFAIAVHPRATLYGGITISPGAVVGAGATIAASTRLGEHTLVNLNATVGHDCVLEPFATVGPGANVGGNVRLGEAAFVGMNGSVLPGRSIGAEGQLGAGSVLLEDLEAGAIAFGVPARIVGRVGKKDAAV, encoded by the coding sequence ATGAGCGGCCCGGGACCGATCGTCATCGTCGGCTCCGGCGGTCACGGCCGCGGGATCCTGGAGATCCTGCGCGCGGCCGCCGAGGCGGGAGGATTCCCCTGCACGGTGGTCGGATTCCTCGACGATGATCCGTCCCGCCGGGATGCAGAGCCCGCGGGGCTGAAGGTCTACGGCAGCGTGCGGGTCGCGGGCGACTTCATTCGCGAAGGCCATCGCTTCCTGATCGGGGTGGGGGAACCAAAGGCCCGCCGCGAGGTCGCCCTACGCCTCGCCGAGCTGGGAGCGGTCTTCGCCATCGCCGTCCATCCGCGGGCGACGCTGTATGGGGGCATCACGATCTCGCCCGGGGCGGTTGTCGGCGCGGGAGCCACGATCGCAGCCTCCACGCGCCTCGGCGAACACACGCTCGTGAACCTCAACGCGACGGTCGGGCACGACTGCGTGCTCGAACCCTTCGCGACCGTCGGACCCGGCGCGAACGTCGGCGGAAACGTCCGACTGGGCGAAGCGGCCTTCGTGGGCATGAACGGATCGGTCCTCCCGGGCCGGTCGATCGGCGCCGAGGGGCAGCTCGGAGCCGGGTCGGTCCTCCTGGAGGATCTGGAAGCGGGGGCCATCGCCTTCGGCGTCCCCGCGAGGATCGTGGGGCGCGTGGGGAAGAAGGATGCCGCGGTCTGA
- a CDS encoding DegT/DnrJ/EryC1/StrS family aminotransferase, translated as MDKLAILGGPVPETTIPVSQPTLPPYEVYAGHLEKIFASRMITNGRWVRELEARAAAYLGCSEVVAMASATSGLVLLPKVLGLTGEACLPTFTFPATLHALLWNGLRPRLIDCDPDTFNLDPASAVAALAHGGSALVPVYIFGNSPDWDSLRPLLARADLAVYSDAAHAMGTRWGDTMAGNFGRAEIFSLAPTKVTVAGEGGLVATNDRALAAELRVAREYGNPGDYDCRLAGMNARLSELHSLLASLSLEMTEQAIARRHALVERYRAGLRDLPGCRFQAIDPRCRTTYNYFAVRLNPERFGLTNVETQDALKKQGIQSKIYFAPPLHRQTRFTHLFEGQGPFPGTELLLSEILCLPLFSHMEESTLDAVVETVRACHLRAEEIRVALEGSGLAQGVMKIVGETLGRALDLKVDGARPLRDLGLGSLRMIRLISDLEATFSIEIGDEDVVGENFETLDLLIRFVERKAGGRS; from the coding sequence TTGGACAAGCTAGCGATACTGGGCGGGCCGGTTCCCGAGACGACGATCCCGGTCAGCCAGCCGACTCTCCCTCCCTACGAGGTCTACGCCGGTCACCTGGAGAAGATCTTCGCCTCTCGCATGATCACGAACGGCAGATGGGTCCGCGAGCTGGAGGCCCGCGCAGCCGCCTACCTCGGATGCAGCGAGGTCGTCGCGATGGCGAGCGCGACATCCGGCCTCGTGCTGCTTCCCAAGGTCCTGGGGCTGACCGGAGAGGCCTGCCTGCCCACATTCACATTCCCCGCGACGCTCCACGCGCTGCTCTGGAACGGCCTGCGTCCGAGGTTGATCGACTGCGATCCGGACACCTTCAACCTCGATCCGGCCTCTGCCGTCGCGGCGCTGGCGCATGGAGGGAGCGCGCTCGTTCCCGTCTACATCTTCGGAAACAGCCCGGACTGGGACTCTCTGCGCCCCCTCCTCGCGCGGGCCGATCTCGCCGTCTACAGCGACGCGGCGCACGCGATGGGAACCCGGTGGGGAGACACCATGGCGGGCAACTTCGGTCGGGCCGAGATCTTCAGCCTCGCCCCCACGAAGGTGACCGTCGCGGGCGAAGGAGGACTCGTCGCGACGAACGATCGCGCCCTGGCCGCCGAGCTTCGCGTCGCGCGCGAATACGGAAACCCGGGCGACTACGACTGCCGCCTCGCGGGCATGAACGCTCGCCTGAGCGAGCTCCACAGCCTCCTGGCCTCGCTCAGCCTCGAGATGACCGAGCAGGCGATCGCGCGCCGTCACGCGCTCGTCGAGCGCTATCGCGCGGGATTGCGAGATCTGCCCGGGTGCCGCTTTCAAGCGATCGATCCGCGCTGCCGCACGACCTACAACTACTTCGCCGTCCGGCTCAATCCCGAGCGCTTCGGCCTCACGAACGTCGAGACGCAGGACGCGCTCAAGAAGCAGGGGATCCAATCGAAGATCTACTTCGCCCCTCCCCTGCACAGGCAGACACGGTTCACGCACCTCTTCGAAGGACAGGGGCCGTTCCCGGGGACCGAGCTGCTCCTCTCGGAGATCCTCTGCCTGCCCCTCTTCTCGCACATGGAGGAGTCCACGCTCGACGCGGTCGTCGAGACCGTGCGCGCCTGCCACCTGCGCGCGGAGGAGATCCGGGTCGCGCTCGAGGGGAGCGGCCTCGCGCAAGGAGTCATGAAGATCGTGGGAGAGACGCTGGGACGGGCGCTCGATCTCAAGGTCGACGGGGCCCGCCCGCTCCGCGACCTTGGCCTCGGCTCGCTTCGCATGATCCGCCTCATCTCGGACCTCGAGGCGACCTTCTCGATCGAGATCGGCGACGAGGACGTCGTCGGCGAGAACTTCGAAACGCTCGATCTGCTGATCCGCTTCGTCGAGAGGAAGGCGGGCGGGAGATCATGA
- a CDS encoding acyl--CoA ligase produces the protein MAIPGEPVLLHEVLERSAERAPESPFLRFPDRIVTYGEAEDQANRFARCLRRLRIRRGDRIGILAENSLDYVLSYYGTLKAGAAAVPINTSLDARGLDFILDNCRVRALVTQPRFAEVTTPALARTPDLRHLITRDPGAFGAIPAHIEPIPLPAALEAESGASAPPCPAVDIDLASIIYTSGSTGQPRGAMLTHLNLVSNVRSIVTYLRLTSEDRILVILPFYYVYGKSLLNTHAWAGGSLIVGSDLLFPNSVVDRMKKDGATGISGVPSTFALLMNRSRLAADTPPSLRYITQAGGAMAPELIRRLMEALPGVTIYIMYGATEAGARLTYLPPADLPRKVGSIGRAIPNVEMRVLREDATEADVGETGELVARGSNIMAGYWGDLEETRRVLGPEGFHTGDLGRRDEEGFLYVVGRKREMIKCGAHRISPKEVEEVLMEHPEIHEAAVIGIPDEILGEAILAFVVLREGHSATEAALKDFASSRLPEYKIPAAFSIRAELPKNESGKIQKQKLKDDWNARA, from the coding sequence TTGGCCATTCCCGGCGAACCGGTTCTCCTGCACGAAGTCCTCGAGCGAAGCGCGGAGCGCGCGCCCGAGAGCCCGTTCCTCCGCTTTCCGGATCGGATCGTCACCTACGGAGAAGCGGAGGATCAAGCGAACCGATTCGCGCGATGCCTCCGGCGCCTCCGCATCCGGCGCGGAGACCGGATCGGAATCCTCGCGGAGAACTCGCTCGACTACGTTCTCTCCTATTACGGCACGCTCAAGGCCGGCGCCGCGGCGGTTCCGATCAACACGTCCCTCGACGCGCGGGGCCTCGACTTCATCCTCGACAACTGTCGCGTGCGCGCCCTCGTGACGCAGCCGCGCTTCGCCGAGGTGACCACCCCGGCCCTTGCGAGAACGCCCGATCTCCGGCACCTGATCACGAGGGACCCAGGGGCGTTCGGCGCCATACCGGCGCACATCGAGCCGATTCCTCTGCCCGCCGCTCTCGAGGCGGAATCGGGCGCCTCCGCCCCGCCGTGCCCCGCCGTCGACATCGACCTCGCATCGATCATCTACACCTCGGGCTCGACGGGGCAACCTCGCGGCGCGATGCTCACCCATCTGAATCTCGTCTCCAATGTCCGTTCGATCGTCACCTACCTCCGCCTGACGAGCGAGGACCGCATCCTCGTCATCCTCCCCTTCTACTACGTCTATGGGAAGTCGCTGCTCAACACGCACGCGTGGGCGGGCGGCTCGCTGATTGTCGGCAGCGATCTCCTGTTCCCGAACAGCGTTGTAGACAGGATGAAGAAGGATGGCGCGACAGGGATCTCCGGCGTCCCCTCGACGTTCGCGCTCCTCATGAACCGATCCCGTCTCGCCGCCGACACCCCGCCATCCCTCCGCTACATCACCCAGGCGGGAGGAGCCATGGCGCCGGAGCTGATCCGGCGACTGATGGAGGCCCTCCCGGGCGTGACGATCTACATCATGTACGGGGCGACCGAGGCCGGGGCGCGACTCACCTACCTTCCGCCCGCCGATCTTCCGCGAAAGGTCGGGTCGATCGGGCGCGCGATCCCCAATGTCGAGATGCGCGTCCTCCGCGAGGACGCGACCGAGGCCGATGTCGGCGAGACGGGCGAGCTGGTCGCTCGCGGCTCGAACATCATGGCGGGATACTGGGGAGATCTCGAGGAGACCCGCCGCGTGCTCGGACCCGAGGGGTTCCACACCGGAGATCTCGGGCGTAGGGACGAGGAGGGATTCCTCTACGTCGTCGGGCGGAAGCGGGAGATGATCAAGTGCGGCGCGCACCGCATCAGTCCGAAGGAAGTCGAGGAGGTTCTGATGGAGCATCCCGAGATCCACGAAGCCGCGGTGATCGGGATTCCCGATGAGATCCTGGGCGAGGCGATCCTCGCCTTCGTCGTCCTGCGGGAGGGGCACAGCGCGACCGAGGCGGCCCTCAAGGATTTCGCCTCTTCCCGCCTCCCCGAGTACAAGATCCCGGCGGCCTTCTCGATCCGCGCCGAACTTCCGAAGAACGAGTCGGGCAAGATCCAGAAGCAGAAGCTGAAGGACGATTGGAACGCGCGGGCATAG
- a CDS encoding sigma-70 family RNA polymerase sigma factor codes for MANSFLFGRLPRCEAGGRAHYYSIDPAAVLLENEAAATLFICWDSGHVTMEPAAAERSKLLARLSASPTMIARIWRRRRGPASRRPMDAIETWNDAQLVAAVGGGSTQAEAEVCVRYRARIRRKVDASLRGSPDAEDLTSEILQATIESLRRGSFRGECQLGTFVHAVSRNKIAEYIRRRRPESVELTEDVPDHRISPEEEVIRGEIADAVRKAVGELKPKYRNVLYLYYFRGLSIAEIAARLGAPGRRVSEWKDYGLKMIRSKAGPSLLRFR; via the coding sequence ATGGCCAACTCCTTCCTGTTCGGGCGCTTGCCTCGCTGCGAGGCGGGCGGCCGAGCACACTACTATAGTATCGACCCTGCCGCAGTGCTGCTTGAGAACGAAGCCGCCGCAACTCTTTTCATCTGTTGGGATTCCGGACACGTGACCATGGAGCCGGCGGCCGCGGAGCGATCGAAACTCCTTGCCAGGCTCTCCGCATCGCCCACAATGATCGCGCGGATCTGGCGGCGAAGAAGGGGCCCTGCCTCTCGAAGACCGATGGACGCGATCGAAACCTGGAACGACGCGCAACTCGTCGCGGCGGTCGGCGGCGGAAGCACGCAGGCCGAGGCCGAGGTCTGCGTCCGCTATCGGGCGAGGATCCGCCGCAAAGTGGATGCCTCGCTCCGCGGCAGCCCCGACGCCGAGGATCTCACGTCCGAGATCCTGCAGGCGACGATCGAGTCGCTGAGGCGCGGGAGCTTCCGGGGCGAGTGCCAGCTCGGGACCTTCGTCCACGCGGTCTCCAGGAACAAGATCGCCGAGTACATCCGCCGCCGCAGGCCGGAGTCGGTGGAGCTGACGGAGGACGTCCCCGATCATCGGATTTCGCCCGAGGAGGAGGTTATCCGAGGGGAGATCGCCGACGCCGTGCGCAAGGCGGTCGGGGAGCTCAAGCCGAAGTACCGTAACGTGTTATATCTGTACTACTTCCGAGGTCTGAGCATCGCCGAGATCGCAGCCCGTTTGGGGGCTCCGGGCCGGCGCGTCAGCGAGTGGAAGGACTATGGGCTCAAGATGATCCGTTCCAAGGCGGGACCGTCGCTACTTCGATTCCGGTAA
- a CDS encoding tetratricopeptide repeat protein encodes MDCESVRKGRLAERYREGHLSPEEAEEYERHYFSCDRCFQDLRLEDLVAERISAEGEALFAEEIVAESAVGSRGAAPVSGTIPARRRPLIDLRKWWSSLARPAWAGGLVAATAVAVIAIVSMMSMNRDAALKRCWTPSAHPYIASELRGAEEIDEFRQGMESYAAGRYKEAADRLSRSAEVDPRDADIHFYRGVALLMSGRPRAAREALQTASGLVPASELYRWYLAQAQLMSGEVAKAEESLRPLAAGDEYAVRARALLDRIAEVRRD; translated from the coding sequence ATGGACTGCGAATCGGTCCGGAAAGGAAGGCTTGCGGAGCGGTATCGGGAGGGGCATCTCTCTCCCGAGGAAGCGGAGGAGTACGAGCGCCACTACTTTTCCTGCGACCGCTGCTTTCAGGATCTGAGGTTGGAGGATCTGGTCGCCGAGCGGATCAGTGCGGAGGGGGAGGCCCTCTTCGCCGAGGAGATCGTTGCAGAGTCTGCCGTTGGATCGCGCGGCGCGGCTCCGGTCTCCGGGACGATTCCCGCGCGACGCCGTCCCCTCATCGATCTCAGGAAGTGGTGGTCCTCTCTTGCCCGCCCCGCCTGGGCAGGCGGCCTGGTCGCGGCGACGGCCGTCGCCGTCATCGCGATCGTCAGCATGATGAGCATGAATCGCGACGCCGCTCTCAAGAGATGCTGGACTCCATCCGCGCACCCCTACATCGCCTCCGAGTTGCGGGGAGCCGAGGAGATCGACGAGTTTCGGCAGGGGATGGAGTCTTACGCGGCCGGCCGCTACAAGGAGGCTGCGGACCGGCTGTCCCGCAGCGCCGAAGTTGACCCGCGCGACGCGGACATCCACTTCTACAGGGGGGTCGCCCTCCTCATGTCCGGAAGACCCCGCGCCGCGCGGGAGGCTCTCCAGACCGCGTCCGGTCTCGTTCCCGCCTCCGAGCTTTACCGCTGGTATCTCGCGCAGGCGCAGCTCATGAGCGGCGAGGTCGCGAAGGCCGAAGAGAGCTTGCGGCCGCTCGCCGCCGGCGACGAGTACGCGGTGCGGGCGAGAGCGCTGCTCGACAGGATCGCGGAGGTCAGGAGGGACTAG